A window of the Juglans microcarpa x Juglans regia isolate MS1-56 chromosome 5D, Jm3101_v1.0, whole genome shotgun sequence genome harbors these coding sequences:
- the LOC121264474 gene encoding putative kinase-like protein TMKL1: MKNTHMLILVLGLTSIALLVILILVIMFYPKRTVKNGREDMENMDQKYGVEARIEDLMTFHGGQDLTISDILDAPDEVVGKSNNGTLYKALMQQSTTLRLLRFLRPVCCARGEEFVDVIQLLGCIRHPNLVPLLGFYAGLRGEKLLVHPFYRRGNLAEFIRDGNGDSHKWAIVYSISIGIAKGLEYLHTEFQKPIIHGNLKSKNILLDCNYQPYISDFGLHLLLNATAGQEMLETLASEGYKAPELIKMRDASEETDIYSLGVILLELLSGKEPNPTSEEDDFFLPNFMRNAVLGHRIGDLFRPDILLSNNNEDESRVTEERILKFFQLAMTCCSPSHFVRPNIKQVMWKLEDIGK, encoded by the exons ATGAAGAACACCCACATGCTCATACTAGTTCTTGGACTAACTTCAATAGCTTTGTTGGTAATTCTCATACTTGTCATCATGTTTTACCCCAAAAGAACGGTGAAAAATGGTCGTGAAGATATGGAAAACATGGACCAGAAATATGGAGTTGAGGCTCGGATAGAGGACTTGATGACTTTCCATGGTGGGCAGGACCTGACAATAAGTGACATTCTGGATGCTCCGGACGAAGTGGTAGGGAAGTCCAACAATGGCACGCTGTATAAGGCCTTAATGCAGCAGAGCACCACGTTGAGGCTGCTGAGGTTTCTGAGGCCAGTTTGCTGTGCCAGAGGTGAGGAATTTGTTGATGTGATTCAGCTTCTGGGATGCATAAGGCATCCCAACTTGGTGCCTCTTCTAGGATTCTATGCAGGGCTGAGGGGAGAGAAGCTTCTTGTTCATCCGTTTTACAGGCGCGGCAATCTGGCCGAATTCATTCGAG ATGGAAACGGTGACTCTCACAAATGGGCCATCGTTTATAGCATCTCAATTGGTATAGCCAAGGGTTTGGAATATCTCCATACAGAATTCCAGAAGCCCATAATCCATGGAAACCTCAAGTCTAAAAACATACTTTTGGATTGCAATTACCAACCATACATCTCAGACTTTGGCCTTCACCTTCTGCTGAATGCTACTGCTGGCCAAGAAATGCTTGAAACTTTAGCATCTGAGGGCTACAAAGCTCCCGAGTTAATCAAAATGAGAGATGCAAGCGAAGAGACTGATATCTATAGCCTTGGGGTAATCTTACTTGAACTGCTTTCAGGGAAGGAACCGAACCCAACTTCTGAGGAGGATGATTTCTTTCTGCCTAACTTCATGAGAAACGCGGTCCTTGGACATAGGATCGGAGACTTATTTCGTCCAGACATACTTCTCAGCAACAACAATGAAGATGAGAGCCGGGTTACTGAAGAACGCATTCTCAAATTCTTTCAGCTTGCTATGACTTGTTGTTCTCCTTCTCATTTTGTCAGGCCCAATATCAAGCAAGTCATGTGGAAGCTTGAAGATATAGGAAAATAA
- the LOC121264473 gene encoding uncharacterized protein LOC121264473 — MVSGVEAVTSGAVMAIKGVKSGQSQSLLKSGSYSRSKSHSDGNKCTHCGSTKHTRDTCFKLHGYPDWWHELQARKKRDTPAIEDIPGRAAVATADPHLSLVLVAEHPTPNTDQGNCGQVFCSSTTRNDGAWIIDSGATDHMTFDPNDFSNATVPRRTCIANANGDVLSKEIIGRGTKRRGL; from the exons ATGGTCTCGGGAGTGGAGGCAGTGACTAGTGGTGCTGTTATGGCCATCAAAGGCGTGAAATCTGGTCAGTCCCAATCATTGCTAAAGTCTGGGTCATACTCACGATCCAAGAGTCATTCTGATGGAAATAAATGCACTCATTGTGGGAGTACAAAACATACAAGGGATACTTGTTTCAAACTACATGGCTACCCGGATTGGTGGCATGAATTACAAGCCCGAAAGAAACGGGATACTCCTGCGATTGAAGATATCCCAGGTCGAGCAGCAGTGGCTACTGCTGACCCTCACTTATCCCTTGTTCTCGTGGCTGAACATCCGACTCCAAACACGGATCAAGGTAATTGTGGTCAAGTTTTTTGTAGCTCGACTACTCGGAATGATGGTGCCTGGATTATTGACTCCGGGGCGACAGACCATATGACATTTGATCCGAATGACTTCTCCAACGCAACTGTGCCAAGGAGGACTTGCATTGCCAATGCCAATGGG GATGTTCTCAGCAAGGAGATTATTGGGCGTGGTACTAAGAGGAGGGGACTGTAG